CGGGCCGCGCTCGTCGCCTCGCAGCTCCTCGGCCTCGCGCTCACCCGGTACGTGCTGCGCATCCCGCCGGCCGTGGACCTGACCCGCGAGGAGATCGTGGCGTGGCTCGGGCCGACGCTCCAGCGGTACCTCACCGCGCCGGCCCCCTGACCCGGGGAGCGGCGCGGGACAACGCGACCGGGGGCGCCGGCCTCGCCCACGTACCGCGAACACGCGTACATGGGCGAGGCCGGCGCCCCCGGTGGAAGCGACGCCGTACCGTCGGCCGGGGCCGAGGGTCAGGCCTTCGACTGGGCGTTGGCCTTCGTCTTGATGTTCGTGCTGGTCACCCGGTGCTTCTCCTGGGACCGGTCGAGGACCATCACCAGACCCGCGATCACCGCGAACAGCGCGATCGGGGCGATGACGTAGAGGCCCAGCGTCTCGATGACGCTCAGGCCCGGGCCGGGGTCGTCGCCGTCGTCGCGCACCAGCGCGCTCGCGGGGGACGACATGAGCAGCATCATCAGCGTCGTACCGGCGGCCAGGGCGCCGGCGCGCAGGGCGTTCTTCTTGTCCACGGTCCCAAAAGTAGCGAACGCCGGCAGGGGCCGCGCGTCCGGGGTGCCCGTACGAGCCCCCCGGCGCCGCCCCCCGGGCCCGCGCGCACCTCCGTACCGGCCTCCGGCCGCCCTCACGAGCCGCCCCCGTCCCCGCCGGGCGTGCCGCGCAGCACCTCGGTCAGGGCGCGCAGGCGCGGGGAGGCCGCCAGGTCCTCCAGGGTGACCGGGCGCCCGTGCGCGTCCGCCACCGGCAGCCGCCAGTTGGGGTACTCGTCCCAGGTGCCCGGCAGGTTCTGCGGGCGGCGGTCGCCGACACCGTCCGGCAGCCAGACGCCGATCATGCGGGCCGGGGTGCGCAGCAGGAAGCGGTGGACGGCCCGCACCCCGGCCTCCTCCGACGCGCCGTCCGCGCCTCCGCCGGTGCCGGGCAGCAGCCCGAGCCGGGAGAGGTACGCCAGCCACTCCGCCGTGTCCGCCGCGGCCTCCGCCCGCTCGTCGGCGACCGGGCGGGCCAGCAGGCCCAGCCGGTCGCGCAGGTCGACGTGTTCGCCGGTGAGCCGGGCGGCGGTGGGCGGCAGGTCGTGGGTGGTGGCGGTGGCGAGGCAGTCGGCGCGCCACGCCTCGGGCGGCAGGGGGCGGCCGTCGCCGTCCCAGTCCCGCTCGAACCAGAGCACGGACGTACCGAGGACGCCCCGCTCGCGCAGCCGCTCGCGGACACCCGGCTCGACGGTGCCCAGGTCCTCGCCGATCACCACCGCGCCGGCCCGGGACGCCTCCAGGACCAGCACGGCGAGCATGGCCTCCGCGTCGTAGCGGACGTAGGTGCCCTCGGTCGGGGGAAGCCCCTGCGGCACCCACCAGAGCCGGAACAGGCCCATGACGTGGTCGATCCGCAGGGCGCCGGCGTAGCGGAACAGCCCCCGCAGCAGGGCGCGGTAGGGGGCGTAGCCGGTGGCGGCGAGGCGGTCCGGGCGCCAGGGCGGCAGGCCCCAGTCCTGGCCGCGGGCGTTGAAGGCGTCGGGCGGGGCGCCGACGGACATGCCGGCCGCGAAGTACTCCTGCTGGGCCCAGGCGTCCGCGCCGCTGGGGTGCACCCCGACGGCCAGGTCGTGCACGATCCCGATCGGCATGCCCGCCTCGCGCGCGGTGCGCTGGGCGGCGGTGAGCTGGCCGTCGGTGAGCCAGGCCAGGCGGCAGTACAGGTCGACGCGGTCCAGGAGGCCGGCCCGCGCCCGGGCGGTCTGCGGGGAGCGGGGGTCGCGCAGCCCCGCGGGCCAGTTCCGCCAGTCGGTGCCGTGCACCTCGGCGAGCGCGCTCCAGGTGGCGTGGTCCTCCAGGGCCTGTCCCTGTCCGGCGAGGAAGTCGCTGTAGGCGGCCTGGCGGCCGGGGCCGAGCGGGACCGCGCACAGCAGCTCCAGCGCCTCCCGCTTGAGGTCCCACACGGCGTCCCGGTCGATCAGTTCGCCCTTCTCCAGCACGGCCTCGCGCAGCCGGGCCGCCCGCTCGGACAGCGTGCGCAGCCGCTCGCCGCCGGGGCCGTGGACGGCGTGGGCGTACTCGGGGACGTCCTCGATCCGCAGGTGGACGGGGTCGGGGAAGCGGCGGGAGGAGGGGCGGTACGGGGAGGGGTCGGTGGGGGCGCCGGGCACGGCCGCGTGCAGCGGGTTGACCTGCACGAAGCCGGCACCGAGGGCGCGGCCGGCCCAGGCGGTCAGCTCGCCGAGGTCGCCGAGGTCGCCCATGCCCCAGGAGCGCCGGGACAGCAGGGAGTAGAGCTGGACGAGCAGGCCGTAGGAGCGTCCGGGCGGGCTGGGCAGCCGGGCCGGGGCGACCACCAGGTGGACGTCTGCGGTGCGGCCGTCGGGCGCGGCGGCGGTCAGCCGGTGCACGCCGGGCGGCAGCTGTTCGGTGGCGGTGTGGGTCTCGCCCCGCTCGGTCTCGATCCGCAGCCGGGTCCCGGGGGGCAGCGCGGCGAGCGCGTCGGGGACGGGGCCGCCGCCCCAGCAGACCACCGTGGGCGGCAGCAGCCGTTCGTCCAGTTCGCGGCGGCGCGCGGCGAGCGCGGCCCGGACCGCCTCGGGGGTGCCGGCGTCGACGCCGAGCGCGCCGAGGGCGCGGACGACGGCCGCGGCGGAGGCGGCGACCGTGCGGTCGGGGGACGGGCGGTAGGAGGTGGCCACGCCGTGCAGCTCGGCGAGCCGGGCCAGTTCCTCGCCGGGCGGACCTGGATCGGCGGGTCCGGCGGGTCCGGCGGCGTCGGCTGGTTCGGCCGGGCGGGGCGCGGTCATCTACGGCCTCGTGGAGTCGGCGTCCGGGGCGGCGAGCGGCGGCTCGCTGGTGAGGGGTTCGGCGTCGGGGAGCGGGGGTTCGCTGGTGAGCGGGGCCTGGGCGCAGGAGCTCTCGGCGCTGAAGGCGCACGGGCCGGGCTGGGCGCGGAGCCGGGCGCCGGGTTCGCCGGCGGGGTCGGCGGCGTGTTCCGCCGTGCGTTTGGACAGGGCGGGGAGGAGCAGGTCTGCCAGTGCCGTCACGGGTGGCCTCCTGGTCGGTCGCGGTCTCGGGCGCCGGGTCCGGCGTCGAGCGGTCACCGCAGCCCTACCCCGTGAGCGCGCGGGCAGACGCCCCGAGCGGCGCCGACCGCACTTCTCGTCACATTCCACACCGATCCACCTCCCTCAGATTCCGGCAATCCACGCATCACGGCCACCCCCGTTGACACCCTCACCCCCGGATGGTGGGCTCGGTCACCCGTGACGGTGCCGTCCGAGTGCTCCGGCGGCCACGAGGGCCGCGAGCGCCGCGACAGCCACCGGAGGGACGTTCGACCGAGGGAGGGGCCCGTGCAGCTGCGGCGTGGAAGGGGCGGCGCGGCAGCACTCGCGTTCGCCGTCGTCGCCGGAACCCTGGGCGGTGCCCCGGCCGCCATGGCGGCCCCGCCCGCACCCGGCACCAGCGCACCCACCGCCGCCGGGACCGCCGGGACCACGTCCCCCGCGCCGGCCGTCTGGCCCCGCCCGCAGTCCCTGCGCGCCACCGGCGCCCCCGCCACGGTCACCGACGAGGTCGCGCTGGTCGGCGACGGCACGGCCACGGCGTCCGACCTGGCGGCACTGCGCGCGGTGCTGCGGGAGGCGGGCGCCCGCCGGATCGCGGCGCTCTCCCCGGGCGATCCGCTGCCCGCGGGCGCGCTGGTGGTGCGCGTGGGCACGGAACGGGCGCGCGCCGGCGACCGGCGGGCGCTGCCCGCGGGCGGCTACCGGCTCGTCACCGGCCCGGACGGCGTCACCCTCTCCGGCGCGGGCGAGGACGGACTCTTCCACGCCGTGCAGACGCTGCGGCAACTGGTGCGGCCCGGCGGCACGATCGCGGGCGCGGAGATCCGCGACTGGCCCGGCACCGCCGCGCGCGGCACCGCGGAGGGCTTCTACGGCACTCCCTGGACGCACCGCGAGCGGCTGGCCCAGCTGGACTTCATGGGCCGCACCAAGCAGAACCGCTACCTGTACGCCCCGGGCGACGACCCGTACCGGCAGGCCCGCTGGCGGGAGCCGTACCCGGCCGCGTCGCGGGCCGAGTTCCGGGAGCTGGCGGAGCGGGCGCGCCGCAACCACGTGACGCTGGGCTGGGCGGTGGCGCCGGGCCAGGCGATGTGCTTCGCGTCGGACGCGGACGTGCAGGCGCTGACCCGGAAGCTGGACGCGATGTGGGAGCTGGGTTTCCGGGCGTTGCAGCTCCAGTTCCAGGACGTCAGCTACAGCGAGTGGCACTGCGAGGAGGACGCGGACCGGTTCGGGTCGGGTCCCGAGGCCGCGGCACGGGCCCACGCGCGGGTGGCGGACGCGGTCGCCCGGCACCTGGCGGAGCGTCACCCGGGCGCCGAAGCCCTGACGGTGATGCCGACCGAGTACTACCAGGAGGGCACCACCGCGTACCGCGAGGCGCTGGCGGGCGCGCTGGACGCGGAGGTGGCGGTGGCCTGGACCGGGGTCGGGGTCGTCCCGCGGACCATCACCGGCCGGGAACTGGCCACCGCGCGGGACGTGTTCCGCCACCCCCTGGTCACCATGGACAACTACCCGGTCAACGACTACGCGCCCGGACGGGTCTTCCTCGGCCCGTACACCGGGCGGGAACCGGCCGTCGCGACCGGCTCGGCGGCACTCCTCGCGAACGCGATGGAGCAGGCCGCCGCGTCCCGCATCCCGCTCTTCACGGCCGCCGACTACGCCTGGAACCCGCGCGCCTACCGCCCGGGCGAGTCCTGGCGGGCCGCGATCGACGACCTGGCGGGCGGTGACGAGGACCGCCGGGCGGCGCTGGCGGCCCTCGCCGGGAACGACGCGTCCTCGGTGCTCGGCGGTGAGGAGTCGGCGTATCTGCGCCCCCTGATCGCCGAGTTCTGGCGCACCCGCGCGGGGAGCGGGGAGAGCCGGACGGGTGACGGGAGCGCGGCGAACGCCGAGCGGCGGCTGCGAGAGGCGTTCGCGGTGCTGCGCGAGACGCCCGGCCGGCTGCGCGGCACCGCGCTGGCCGGCGAGGTCGCCCCCTGGACGGAACAACTGGCCCGGTACGGCGAGGCGGGCCTGGCCGCCCTCGACATGCTGGGCGCCCAGCGCGCGGGCGACCCGGCGGCGGCCTGGACCGCGTACCGCGCCCTGGGCGGCCTGCGGTCGCGGCTCGCCGCCTCCCGGGTGACGGTCGGCGAGGGGGTGCTGGACCCGTTCCTGGCCCGGGC
Above is a genomic segment from Streptomyces glaucescens containing:
- the malQ gene encoding 4-alpha-glucanotransferase, which encodes MTAPRPAEPADAAGPAGPADPGPPGEELARLAELHGVATSYRPSPDRTVAASAAAVVRALGALGVDAGTPEAVRAALAARRRELDERLLPPTVVCWGGGPVPDALAALPPGTRLRIETERGETHTATEQLPPGVHRLTAAAPDGRTADVHLVVAPARLPSPPGRSYGLLVQLYSLLSRRSWGMGDLGDLGELTAWAGRALGAGFVQVNPLHAAVPGAPTDPSPYRPSSRRFPDPVHLRIEDVPEYAHAVHGPGGERLRTLSERAARLREAVLEKGELIDRDAVWDLKREALELLCAVPLGPGRQAAYSDFLAGQGQALEDHATWSALAEVHGTDWRNWPAGLRDPRSPQTARARAGLLDRVDLYCRLAWLTDGQLTAAQRTAREAGMPIGIVHDLAVGVHPSGADAWAQQEYFAAGMSVGAPPDAFNARGQDWGLPPWRPDRLAATGYAPYRALLRGLFRYAGALRIDHVMGLFRLWWVPQGLPPTEGTYVRYDAEAMLAVLVLEASRAGAVVIGEDLGTVEPGVRERLRERGVLGTSVLWFERDWDGDGRPLPPEAWRADCLATATTHDLPPTAARLTGEHVDLRDRLGLLARPVADERAEAAADTAEWLAYLSRLGLLPGTGGGADGASEEAGVRAVHRFLLRTPARMIGVWLPDGVGDRRPQNLPGTWDEYPNWRLPVADAHGRPVTLEDLAASPRLRALTEVLRGTPGGDGGGS
- a CDS encoding beta-N-acetylglucosaminidase domain-containing protein, which produces MQLRRGRGGAAALAFAVVAGTLGGAPAAMAAPPAPGTSAPTAAGTAGTTSPAPAVWPRPQSLRATGAPATVTDEVALVGDGTATASDLAALRAVLREAGARRIAALSPGDPLPAGALVVRVGTERARAGDRRALPAGGYRLVTGPDGVTLSGAGEDGLFHAVQTLRQLVRPGGTIAGAEIRDWPGTAARGTAEGFYGTPWTHRERLAQLDFMGRTKQNRYLYAPGDDPYRQARWREPYPAASRAEFRELAERARRNHVTLGWAVAPGQAMCFASDADVQALTRKLDAMWELGFRALQLQFQDVSYSEWHCEEDADRFGSGPEAAARAHARVADAVARHLAERHPGAEALTVMPTEYYQEGTTAYREALAGALDAEVAVAWTGVGVVPRTITGRELATARDVFRHPLVTMDNYPVNDYAPGRVFLGPYTGREPAVATGSAALLANAMEQAAASRIPLFTAADYAWNPRAYRPGESWRAAIDDLAGGDEDRRAALAALAGNDASSVLGGEESAYLRPLIAEFWRTRAGSGESRTGDGSAANAERRLREAFAVLRETPGRLRGTALAGEVAPWTEQLARYGEAGLAALDMLGAQRAGDPAAAWTAYRALGGLRSRLAASRVTVGEGVLDPFLARARRAYEAWAGLGTEPGAPAGDRADGRTVRFPRARALTAVTVLTEPGTGGTVEARVPGGGWRPIGALDASGATELTVRLRADAVRVTGPAPSRVRHLVPWYADAPAASLTTERDELDADLGGTLRIGVRLTSLRPAEVRGRLTAEAPEGIAVRVPAGVLAVPRGTSVRVPVEVRVPRGAPARSYGITLAFGGVTRTLTVRAVPPTGGPDLARTGTARSSGDETPDFPASAASDGDPGTRWSSPAEDGAWWQVELAEPVRLGRVALRWQDAYASAYRVQVSADGRRWRTAATVREGRGGREELRMDERNVRYVRVLCDERATRYGCSLWSVEAYAVRD